From Chryseobacterium sp. IHB B 17019, one genomic window encodes:
- a CDS encoding pentapeptide repeat-containing protein, which translates to MKEAHVLDQTFENTDFTQQPLEKGEYENCIFKNCNFEYANLSGFSFNDCEFIGCNMSMAKLLTTAFRDVVFKECKMFGLHFNDCNEFGMSFRFDGCSLNNSIFYKTTIKKTLFKNSKLIEVDFAECDLSNAIFSGCDLSGAIFENTNLEKADFRTSVNYSIEPSQNRLKKAKFSLSEVYGLLHKFDIEIDRNS; encoded by the coding sequence ATGAAAGAAGCACACGTTCTGGACCAAACTTTCGAAAACACAGACTTCACCCAACAACCTTTAGAAAAAGGCGAATACGAAAACTGCATATTCAAGAACTGCAATTTTGAATATGCAAATCTTTCCGGTTTCAGCTTTAATGACTGTGAATTTATCGGATGCAATATGAGCATGGCAAAACTTCTTACAACGGCTTTTCGTGATGTGGTTTTTAAAGAATGCAAAATGTTTGGGCTTCATTTTAATGACTGTAATGAATTCGGGATGTCGTTCAGGTTTGATGGTTGTTCTTTAAACAATTCTATCTTTTATAAAACTACCATTAAAAAGACTTTATTTAAAAATTCAAAATTAATAGAAGTTGATTTTGCAGAATGTGATTTATCAAATGCAATATTTAGCGGATGCGACTTATCCGGAGCTATTTTCGAGAATACAAACCTTGAAAAAGCAGATTTCAGGACTTCAGTCAACTATTCAATAGAACCTTCTCAGAACAGGCTTAAAAAGGCTAAATTTTCTCTATCCGAAGTTTATGGACTTTTGCATAAATTCGATATTGAAATTGACAGGAATAGTTAA
- the rodA gene encoding rod shape-determining protein RodA: protein MKWAEGIDKLGLGLYFLLCIFAIANIYSVDHKLGEKQLIFFCISLFVGLIIFVGRSKFFENMSAIIYIGGVLLLIGLFPFGKEILGQKNWYKFGSFTMQPVEFAKIGTALMLANYVSGPEFNLSNKKSLYTTLAIVGIPAAVVLMIPDVGSMLVFIAFFIALYREGLSGLLFGIGFLFAGVFLISLAINPIYVAGAIVLIIGGWIAMNYYKMSWNIISISGIVGSVVLLCGLAFASPKILEKLPKHQRERIEVLYKGEKAFRDTSGYNLLYSKTAIGSGGLFGKGYREGSVTQGKFVPEQETDYIFCTVGEEWGFVGSAVLILCYLVFIGRIYYLAEQQKSAFNRVFGYCFASILLMHFTINLGMVMGLFPTVGIPLPYFSYGGSSLLAFSIMTFIFFKLNYSDRNSLV, encoded by the coding sequence ATGAAATGGGCTGAAGGAATAGATAAATTGGGTCTCGGCCTGTATTTCCTGCTTTGCATTTTTGCCATTGCAAATATCTACAGTGTTGACCACAAGTTAGGAGAAAAGCAATTGATTTTCTTCTGTATTTCTTTGTTTGTAGGATTAATAATTTTCGTGGGAAGAAGCAAATTCTTCGAAAACATGTCAGCAATTATATACATTGGCGGTGTTTTACTTCTTATCGGGCTTTTCCCTTTTGGTAAAGAAATTCTTGGGCAGAAAAACTGGTACAAATTTGGGAGTTTTACGATGCAGCCGGTGGAATTTGCGAAAATAGGAACAGCATTAATGCTTGCCAATTATGTTTCCGGGCCAGAATTTAATTTAAGTAATAAAAAATCTCTTTATACTACACTTGCCATTGTAGGAATTCCGGCGGCAGTAGTTTTGATGATTCCGGATGTAGGATCAATGTTGGTTTTCATTGCTTTTTTCATTGCGTTGTATCGTGAGGGATTGAGCGGATTACTATTCGGGATAGGATTTCTTTTTGCGGGTGTTTTCCTGATTTCTTTAGCGATAAATCCAATTTATGTAGCTGGAGCCATTGTCCTCATTATCGGAGGTTGGATTGCTATGAATTACTATAAAATGTCCTGGAATATTATTTCTATTTCCGGAATTGTTGGTTCTGTTGTTTTATTGTGCGGATTAGCTTTTGCATCACCAAAGATTTTAGAAAAGCTTCCAAAACACCAGAGAGAAAGAATTGAAGTTTTATATAAAGGCGAAAAAGCGTTCAGAGATACGTCTGGATATAATTTATTATACTCAAAAACTGCGATAGGTTCCGGTGGGCTTTTTGGAAAAGGTTATCGTGAAGGTTCCGTAACACAGGGAAAATTCGTTCCTGAGCAGGAAACCGATTATATTTTTTGTACAGTGGGTGAAGAGTGGGGCTTTGTTGGAAGTGCCGTCCTTATTCTCTGTTACTTGGTCTTCATCGGCCGGATTTATTATCTCGCAGAACAGCAGAAATCAGCATTTAACCGTGTTTTCGGATATTGCTTTGCTTCGATCCTATTAATGCACTTTACGATCAATTTAGGAATGGTAATGGGCCTTTTCCCGACAGTTGGTATTCCGCTGCCTTACTTTAGCTATGGAGGAAGCTCGCTGCTTGCCTTTTCGATCATGACTTTTATTTTTTTTAAACTGAATTATTCGGATAGGAATAGCTTGGTGTAA
- a CDS encoding glutamine synthetase III family protein: MSTLRFKALETLPFKDFRKDNSVEVPAKLSELFCQNVFSEETMREYLTKEAFQSILDAMKKGTKIQRHIADQVAVAMKDWAMSKGVTHYTHWFQPLTGSTAEKHDSFFTPIEGGRAIERFSGNLLIQQEPDASSFPNGGIRNTFEARGYTAWDPTSPAFIMGTTLCIPSIFISYTGETLDYKAPLLRALNAVDEAATNVMQYFDKNVTKVTPTLGWEQEYFLVDSALYQSRPDLVLTGKTLLGHSPAKGQQLDDHYFGSIPTRVMNFMKELEIECMKLGIPVTTRHNEVAPNQFELAPMFEEVNVAVDHNSLLMDIMARIAHRHHFHILFHEKPFAGVNGSGKHNNWSLATDTGENLLSPGKNPKKNLQFLTFFVNTIKAVHEYADLLRASIASASNDHRLGANEAPPAIISVFIGSQLFRVLEELEKVTEGKLSPDEKTDLKLNVVGKIPEILLDNTDRNRTSPFAFTGNKFEIRAVGSSANCAESMTVMNTIAAKQLSDFKKEVDALIETGLKKDEAIFNVLREYIKQCKNIMFEGDGYSDDWAKEAEKRGLNNWKTTPEALKQEMNQKFLDLYEEIGIFNHREVEARNEIKLEKYSTVIDIEARVLSDIARNHIIPSALNYQNRLIENVKGLKEIFGDKEFKTLAKEQMSLITNISENVSKIKLGVEDLIKAREAAKAVTDSQKQAEDYCNKVKPLFDIIRDASDDLEMMVDDELWPMTKYREMLFTK, from the coding sequence ATGTCAACTTTAAGATTCAAAGCGTTAGAAACCCTACCATTCAAGGACTTTAGAAAAGATAATTCTGTTGAAGTCCCTGCAAAATTGTCAGAATTATTCTGTCAGAATGTTTTCTCAGAAGAGACAATGAGAGAATATTTAACAAAAGAAGCATTCCAATCTATTTTGGATGCGATGAAAAAAGGAACTAAAATCCAAAGACACATTGCAGACCAGGTAGCTGTAGCTATGAAAGACTGGGCAATGAGCAAAGGAGTAACTCACTACACGCACTGGTTTCAGCCTTTGACAGGAAGTACTGCAGAAAAGCACGATTCTTTCTTCACCCCAATTGAAGGAGGTAGAGCAATCGAAAGATTCAGCGGAAACTTATTGATTCAGCAGGAGCCGGATGCATCTTCTTTCCCGAACGGTGGTATCAGAAACACTTTCGAAGCCAGAGGTTATACCGCTTGGGATCCTACTTCTCCAGCTTTCATTATGGGAACTACATTATGTATCCCTTCTATTTTCATCTCTTATACAGGAGAAACTTTAGATTATAAAGCACCTCTTTTAAGAGCGTTGAACGCTGTAGACGAAGCTGCAACCAACGTAATGCAGTATTTTGACAAAAATGTAACAAAAGTAACTCCAACTTTAGGTTGGGAACAAGAATATTTCCTGGTTGATTCAGCATTGTATCAATCTCGTCCGGATTTAGTTTTAACAGGTAAAACTTTATTGGGACACTCTCCGGCAAAAGGACAGCAATTAGATGACCATTATTTCGGTTCAATTCCTACAAGAGTAATGAACTTCATGAAGGAATTGGAAATCGAATGTATGAAATTGGGTATTCCTGTAACAACTAGACACAATGAGGTTGCTCCAAACCAATTCGAGCTTGCTCCAATGTTTGAGGAAGTAAACGTTGCCGTAGACCACAACTCTTTGTTGATGGATATCATGGCGAGAATTGCTCACAGACACCACTTCCATATTTTATTCCACGAAAAACCATTCGCAGGAGTAAACGGAAGCGGAAAGCACAACAACTGGTCTTTAGCAACTGACACAGGTGAAAACTTGTTAAGCCCTGGAAAAAATCCTAAGAAAAACTTACAGTTCTTAACGTTCTTCGTGAATACAATTAAAGCGGTTCACGAATATGCGGATCTTTTAAGAGCAAGCATTGCATCAGCAAGCAACGATCACAGATTGGGCGCAAACGAAGCTCCGCCGGCAATTATTTCTGTATTTATTGGGAGCCAGTTGTTCAGAGTATTGGAAGAGCTTGAAAAAGTAACGGAAGGAAAACTTTCACCAGACGAAAAAACAGATTTAAAACTAAATGTTGTTGGAAAAATCCCTGAAATCTTGTTAGATAACACTGACAGAAACAGAACTTCTCCATTTGCATTTACAGGAAATAAATTCGAGATCAGAGCGGTAGGTTCTTCTGCAAACTGTGCAGAATCTATGACGGTAATGAATACAATTGCGGCAAAACAATTAAGCGATTTCAAAAAAGAAGTTGATGCCTTAATTGAAACAGGTCTTAAGAAAGACGAAGCCATCTTCAACGTATTAAGAGAATACATCAAGCAGTGTAAAAACATTATGTTTGAAGGTGACGGATATTCTGATGACTGGGCGAAAGAAGCTGAAAAGAGAGGCCTGAATAACTGGAAAACAACTCCTGAAGCATTAAAGCAGGAAATGAATCAGAAATTCCTTGATCTGTATGAAGAAATAGGAATCTTCAATCATAGAGAGGTTGAGGCTAGAAATGAAATCAAATTAGAAAAATATTCTACTGTGATTGATATTGAAGCAAGAGTTTTAAGTGATATCGCAAGAAACCACATTATTCCTTCTGCTTTAAATTATCAGAACAGATTAATTGAAAATGTAAAAGGTCTTAAAGAAATTTTCGGAGATAAAGAATTCAAGACATTAGCAAAAGAGCAAATGAGTCTGATCACAAATATTTCTGAAAATGTATCTAAAATCAAGCTAGGTGTTGAAGACCTGATCAAGGCAAGGGAAGCGGCAAAAGCCGTAACAGACAGCCAAAAACAGGCAGAAGACTACTGTAACAAGGTAAAACCTCTATTTGATATAATCAGAGATGCTTCTGATGATCTTGAAATGATGGTGGATGATGAGCTTTGGCCAATGACAAAATACAGAGAAATGTTATTTACAAAGTAA
- a CDS encoding C40 family peptidase: protein MKKRVLFYLVAFVSTVSLQSCVTNYVVSKPATYTKEYKTDAKLASIDTKKMEQDKQQLINSFLAEKAASLANAKNSIKNSEIAKSIRHNKTIDNILTEAQTYLGTPYRYGGMTRNGIDCSAFVLSVFGAAAGLSLPRVAASQAQEGEKIEKSELQKGDLIFFSHGRRISHVGIVESVTEDGEVKFIHAATSRGVMVSSLNDSYWGPRYRFGKRIINENGEAYNNLATTTPASNGTSF from the coding sequence ATGAAGAAAAGAGTTTTGTTTTATTTAGTTGCTTTCGTTTCTACAGTATCGTTACAATCGTGTGTTACAAATTACGTAGTTTCAAAACCAGCAACTTACACTAAAGAATACAAAACAGATGCCAAACTAGCTTCTATCGACACAAAGAAAATGGAGCAGGATAAGCAGCAATTGATCAACTCATTTCTTGCTGAAAAGGCGGCATCTTTAGCTAATGCTAAAAATTCTATTAAAAATTCTGAAATTGCAAAATCAATCAGACACAATAAAACCATCGACAATATCCTTACAGAGGCGCAAACTTACCTTGGAACGCCTTACAGATACGGAGGAATGACAAGAAACGGTATCGACTGTTCAGCGTTTGTTCTTTCAGTTTTCGGGGCAGCAGCAGGGCTTAGCTTACCTAGAGTAGCAGCTTCTCAGGCTCAGGAAGGTGAAAAAATCGAAAAAAGCGAGCTTCAGAAAGGAGATTTGATTTTCTTTTCTCATGGCAGAAGAATTTCTCACGTAGGTATTGTAGAAAGCGTAACAGAAGACGGTGAAGTGAAATTCATCCACGCAGCTACTTCAAGAGGCGTAATGGTTTCTTCACTGAATGATTCTTATTGGGGACCTAGATACAGATTCGGAAAAAGAATTATCAATGAAAACGGAGAAGCTTATAACAATCTTGCAACGACGACTCCTGCATCAAACGGAACAAGTTTTTAA
- a CDS encoding peptidoglycan D,D-transpeptidase FtsI family protein, whose product MNTRYLKIFSILVIIALIFVARLAYLQLLTDRYALNAANTSIKIEYVIPQRGVIFDRNGKILVGNQPAYEISFTQALMKPDFDTLGFCSLMRITKDDFIKRIQLIKKEKYYSKLNPMTFMKDLSREDIARVQEIIFKYPAFSIVQRPQRQYEVSTSGNLLGYTSEVNEREIKKDSTYYLPGDFIGKTGVEKSYEKELRGIKGMKYIQKDIKLRNIGSYKNGSLDKDVVTGKDLTLTIDYDLQRMAEEMLVNKHGAIVAIDPNNGEVLVAATGPDIDPNLFTGPNKSKNLYALSKDTIYDNQPTFDRSLQAAYPPGSTFKLLTALAAMQMGVMDENTIFPCGGGFNYRGLRIKGHGGADPLIPAIQISSNCYFSYAYLAIINKYPGNPSKGVDEWKKIMSSFGVGEFLNNDFAVGAKGRIPSGEFYEKRMQSILKASGSKKDPKNWDPLATGAVFNGMGQGDVLVTPLQLANYVAAIANKGWYYTPHIVKSIDGKPNPDKRFKTKHKTLVDPKHFEPVLKGMEAVVLRGTAHGLKSNDFTQLAKTGTAQVPQGKDNSIFVLIAPADKPRIVVAAVMEHAGFGATWAGPAATVIAEKYITGDLKREHLYKKMTTSSFMPEYKRQWIADLKRKGLYKDPKEDSIKQKRIQDSLDFIKQQKAKLQKQIDIETKNNKNTKSTK is encoded by the coding sequence TTGAACACACGTTATTTAAAAATTTTTTCCATTCTCGTTATTATCGCCTTGATTTTCGTGGCGAGACTTGCATATTTGCAGTTATTAACTGATCGTTATGCTTTAAATGCAGCGAATACTTCCATTAAAATTGAATATGTAATTCCACAAAGAGGGGTGATTTTTGATCGTAACGGTAAAATCCTCGTGGGGAACCAGCCTGCCTATGAAATTTCTTTCACTCAGGCTTTGATGAAACCGGATTTTGACACCCTTGGCTTTTGTAGTTTAATGAGAATTACAAAGGATGATTTTATCAAAAGAATTCAGCTTATTAAAAAAGAAAAATATTATTCCAAGCTGAACCCGATGACTTTTATGAAGGATTTGAGCAGGGAAGATATTGCGAGAGTCCAGGAAATTATATTTAAATATCCTGCTTTCAGTATTGTTCAGAGACCTCAGCGTCAATATGAAGTTTCTACTTCCGGAAACCTTTTGGGATATACCAGTGAAGTAAATGAGAGGGAAATTAAAAAAGACTCAACCTATTATTTACCAGGCGATTTCATCGGGAAAACCGGCGTTGAAAAGTCGTATGAAAAAGAACTTCGTGGGATAAAAGGAATGAAGTATATTCAAAAAGACATCAAGCTTCGAAATATAGGTTCTTATAAAAACGGATCTCTGGATAAGGATGTGGTTACCGGAAAAGATCTTACTTTAACCATTGATTACGATCTTCAGAGAATGGCCGAAGAAATGTTGGTCAACAAACACGGAGCAATTGTTGCAATAGACCCGAATAACGGTGAAGTTCTTGTTGCAGCCACCGGACCGGATATTGATCCGAACTTATTTACAGGCCCAAATAAATCTAAAAATTTATACGCTCTTTCAAAAGATACTATTTACGACAATCAGCCTACTTTCGACAGATCGCTTCAGGCAGCTTACCCTCCGGGGTCTACTTTTAAATTGTTAACCGCTTTAGCGGCAATGCAGATGGGAGTGATGGATGAAAACACGATTTTCCCCTGTGGTGGCGGATTCAATTATAGAGGATTAAGAATTAAAGGGCATGGTGGAGCAGATCCCTTGATTCCCGCGATTCAGATTTCCAGTAACTGCTACTTTTCTTACGCTTATTTAGCGATTATAAACAAATATCCGGGAAATCCCTCAAAAGGAGTGGACGAATGGAAGAAAATCATGAGTAGCTTTGGTGTAGGAGAGTTTCTGAACAACGACTTTGCGGTAGGAGCAAAGGGTAGAATTCCTTCCGGTGAATTCTATGAAAAAAGAATGCAATCTATTCTGAAGGCAAGCGGTTCGAAAAAAGACCCTAAAAACTGGGACCCTTTAGCTACCGGGGCTGTCTTCAACGGAATGGGGCAGGGAGATGTTTTGGTTACTCCGCTTCAATTGGCCAATTATGTTGCAGCCATCGCTAATAAAGGTTGGTATTACACTCCACATATCGTAAAATCCATTGATGGAAAACCGAATCCTGATAAAAGATTTAAGACAAAACATAAAACACTTGTTGATCCGAAACATTTTGAACCGGTACTGAAAGGTATGGAAGCTGTAGTTTTGAGAGGTACGGCGCATGGTTTGAAATCAAATGATTTTACACAGTTGGCAAAAACGGGTACAGCACAGGTTCCACAAGGGAAAGATAACTCTATCTTTGTGCTGATAGCACCTGCAGACAAACCGAGAATTGTTGTGGCTGCGGTAATGGAGCATGCAGGTTTCGGGGCGACTTGGGCAGGTCCTGCAGCGACTGTAATTGCTGAAAAATATATCACAGGAGATCTGAAGCGTGAACATCTTTACAAAAAGATGACAACCTCCAGCTTTATGCCTGAATACAAACGTCAATGGATTGCTGATTTGAAGCGTAAAGGTCTTTATAAAGATCCGAAAGAAGATTCTATAAAGCAAAAAAGGATTCAGGACAGCTTGGATTTTATTAAGCAACAAAAGGCAAAGCTGCAGAAACAGATAGATATTGAAACAAAGAATAATAAAAATACAAAATCAACAAAGTAA